One segment of Anaerolineales bacterium DNA contains the following:
- a CDS encoding response regulator, giving the protein MKTPRILIVDDQHEVVRMLRSSLELSGRACSVIDVNSGEEALIELTRGPIHLLITDLRLPGISGIDLLQRYRQLHPNARSIVITGQPANELKSRAEELGVVAFFQKPIGTSFFLEAVDRALESFAGEEDSMGLQKGKSEVENILNQVLHTLSADLTLLIDAHGEIIAQAGENDVPDLETTLLSISGAFNAGQKTSALLGSSFPGSIQYFDGDTHDLYLASVGTAHALVIILRSGQETVKMGAIVHYGKRAAAALLEHFTPGGPAASKRQSASVQHALEWKEFKVDETHPGIEHDSQDWTGSKLKVKSDEALKDDAESYWRKMADDTSEYEVEDEDILTFREARERGLMTNDPETIE; this is encoded by the coding sequence ATGAAAACCCCTCGGATCCTCATCGTCGATGACCAGCATGAGGTCGTACGCATGCTGCGCTCGAGTCTCGAGCTGTCGGGCCGGGCATGCTCGGTGATCGACGTCAACTCCGGTGAGGAAGCGCTCATCGAGTTGACACGAGGCCCGATCCATTTGCTCATCACGGACCTGCGCTTGCCGGGGATATCTGGAATCGATTTGTTACAGCGCTACAGGCAACTACATCCCAACGCTCGCAGCATCGTCATCACCGGGCAGCCGGCGAATGAACTCAAATCACGGGCGGAAGAACTGGGTGTCGTCGCCTTCTTCCAAAAGCCGATTGGGACCAGTTTCTTCCTCGAAGCCGTGGATCGGGCGCTGGAGAGTTTCGCGGGGGAGGAAGATTCGATGGGACTTCAAAAAGGAAAGTCCGAGGTCGAGAATATCCTCAACCAGGTTCTCCATACGCTCAGCGCAGATTTGACCTTGTTGATCGACGCGCATGGGGAAATCATCGCGCAGGCCGGGGAGAACGACGTGCCCGATCTTGAAACGACGTTGCTGTCGATCAGCGGTGCCTTCAATGCAGGCCAGAAGACCTCGGCGCTGTTGGGATCGAGTTTTCCGGGGAGCATCCAATATTTCGACGGCGACACGCACGATCTCTATCTCGCCAGCGTGGGAACCGCCCATGCTCTCGTCATCATCCTGCGCAGCGGGCAGGAAACCGTCAAGATGGGTGCGATCGTGCATTATGGCAAGCGGGCCGCCGCGGCATTGCTGGAACACTTTACTCCGGGCGGTCCGGCAGCTTCAAAACGGCAGTCCGCGAGCGTGCAGCACGCACTCGAGTGGAAGGAATTCAAAGTCGATGAAACGCACCCCGGCATCGAACACGACAGCCAGGATTGGACGGGATCCAAGCTGAAGGTCAAATCGGATGAAGCCTTGAAAGATGATGCGGAGAGTTATTGGCGCAAAATGGCGGACGACACCTCCGAGTACGAAGTGGAAGATGAGGACATTTTGACCTTTCGTGAGGCTCGCGAACGCGGTTTGATGACGAACGACCCCGAAACGATCGAGTGA
- the glmU gene encoding bifunctional UDP-N-acetylglucosamine diphosphorylase/glucosamine-1-phosphate N-acetyltransferase GlmU, with the protein MICDAVILAAGLGTRMKSDTPKVLHTLGERPILTWVVDSCREATQNAPIVVVGPDADEIRNQMAADVRYVVQEKRLGTGHATLQARDALNKKADLVLIVNADLPLIEADTLKRLISVQEGNSGPLSILSAKTPQARGFGRILRSADDRILGVIEAAHATPEQLAIEELNVGAYAARAEWLWDQLSELPLSPKGEYYLTDLVMLAAKAGQPVGSAEVGDLSEVIGINNRLHLAEAEAALRTRINRRWMLAGVTLVDPQTAYIGPDVEIGNDTLILPNTHLQGKTVVGSRCRLGPNTILRDTAIGNGCEVTASVLEGAVLEDDVDVGPFAHLRSGARLCRGVHMGNFGEVKNSTLKAGVKMGHFSYVGDTMVGESTNIGAGTITCNYDGERKHPTEIGAEAFIGSDTMLVAPVKIGAKARTGAGSVVTRDVPDGAVAVGVPARVVRKPDKGE; encoded by the coding sequence ATGATTTGTGATGCCGTAATCTTGGCTGCAGGTTTGGGCACGCGCATGAAATCGGATACGCCCAAAGTGCTGCATACGCTGGGAGAACGTCCAATCCTCACCTGGGTCGTGGATTCCTGTCGGGAGGCCACGCAGAACGCTCCGATTGTGGTCGTCGGTCCGGATGCCGACGAGATACGAAACCAGATGGCGGCGGATGTGCGCTACGTTGTGCAGGAGAAACGATTGGGCACCGGCCATGCCACATTGCAGGCGCGCGATGCGCTGAACAAGAAGGCGGATCTCGTCTTGATCGTCAATGCGGACCTGCCTTTAATCGAAGCGGATACGTTGAAACGGTTGATTTCCGTCCAGGAAGGCAACAGTGGACCACTTTCGATTCTAAGCGCTAAAACCCCGCAAGCTCGCGGTTTTGGACGAATACTGCGTTCGGCTGATGACCGAATCCTGGGCGTTATCGAAGCGGCGCACGCCACGCCGGAGCAGCTTGCGATCGAAGAGTTGAATGTGGGCGCGTACGCAGCCCGAGCAGAATGGTTGTGGGATCAGCTCTCCGAATTGCCGCTTTCTCCGAAGGGAGAATACTATCTCACAGACCTGGTGATGCTGGCGGCAAAAGCAGGGCAGCCAGTGGGCAGTGCGGAGGTGGGGGATCTGAGTGAGGTCATCGGGATCAACAACCGCCTGCATCTGGCGGAGGCAGAGGCGGCGCTGCGCACCAGGATCAATCGACGCTGGATGCTCGCGGGGGTGACGCTTGTCGATCCGCAAACTGCATACATCGGCCCGGATGTAGAAATTGGGAATGATACGCTCATTTTACCCAACACGCATCTGCAGGGAAAAACGGTGGTCGGCAGCCGCTGCCGTCTGGGACCGAACACGATCTTGCGCGACACTGCCATCGGCAACGGCTGCGAGGTGACCGCCTCGGTGCTGGAAGGCGCCGTGCTGGAAGATGACGTGGATGTTGGACCTTTCGCTCATTTACGCAGCGGCGCCCGGCTGTGCCGCGGCGTTCACATGGGGAATTTCGGCGAGGTCAAGAACAGTACCCTGAAGGCGGGTGTGAAGATGGGACATTTCTCGTATGTCGGGGACACGATGGTCGGAGAGAGTACGAATATCGGTGCGGGAACGATCACATGCAATTACGACGGCGAACGAAAACACCCGACGGAAATCGGCGCCGAAGCTTTCATCGGCAGCGATACAATGTTGGTAGCGCCGGTGAAGATCGGTGCGAAGGCCCGTACGGGCGCCGGATCGGTGGTGACGCGGGACGTTCCCGACGGCGCAGTGGCTGTCGGGGTTCCTGCACGCGTCGTGCGAAAGCCGGATAAAGGGGAATAA
- a CDS encoding hemolysin family protein has product MLVGTLVFVALLLSEALIALVRASFVNSHHAKLRALVENGVRRAALAVRVAEEARRLILTFAIALNISRLAVIGVALVVYSLPLHDRGLTPLISIGSILLGVGILMGLLEFLVDNLALRNPERWAVRLSAVAYAVRIIMSPLSWLLSRFAMQINGHAEERSYPLVTEEEIMTLVDAGEEDGVIEEEEKAMIYSIFQLADTLVREVMVPRIDMLAFERETSLVEATESLLRTGFSRAPVFAETIDNIVGLLYAKDILAAWKEGGQHETVRNLCREAYFVPEAKRVDDLLTEMQVKQVHMAIVVDEYGGTAGLVTIEDLVEEIVGEIRDEYDYAEELPFQKLQEGEFLFSGRIDLDDVNLMTEAQLPKETSETLGGFIYSRLGKVPVKGEVVEAGGLRLVVEEVSGRRIRKIRARRLKPRIPETEHDDHKNAAE; this is encoded by the coding sequence ATGCTCGTGGGTACGTTGGTTTTTGTTGCACTTCTTCTTTCCGAGGCGCTCATTGCCCTGGTTCGCGCCTCATTCGTCAACAGCCATCACGCCAAACTCAGAGCGTTGGTGGAGAACGGCGTTCGACGAGCCGCACTCGCCGTGCGCGTTGCGGAAGAAGCCAGACGGCTCATTCTTACTTTTGCCATCGCGCTAAACATCAGCCGCCTGGCGGTAATTGGCGTCGCTTTGGTCGTCTATAGCCTTCCGCTGCACGATCGAGGCCTGACACCTTTAATTTCCATCGGCAGCATCCTGCTCGGTGTGGGGATACTGATGGGGTTGTTGGAATTTCTGGTCGACAACCTGGCTTTGCGAAATCCGGAGCGCTGGGCGGTACGCTTGAGCGCCGTCGCTTACGCCGTTCGCATCATCATGTCACCGCTGAGTTGGTTGTTGTCGCGCTTCGCCATGCAAATCAACGGGCATGCCGAAGAGCGCTCCTATCCGTTGGTTACCGAAGAGGAAATCATGACGCTGGTGGATGCAGGGGAAGAGGACGGGGTCATCGAAGAAGAAGAAAAGGCGATGATCTATTCGATCTTCCAGCTCGCCGACACCCTGGTCCGCGAGGTGATGGTGCCCAGGATCGACATGTTGGCCTTCGAGCGCGAGACCTCGCTCGTCGAAGCCACCGAATCGTTGCTGCGCACCGGCTTCTCCCGCGCGCCCGTGTTTGCGGAAACCATCGATAACATCGTCGGATTGCTGTATGCGAAGGACATCCTCGCGGCGTGGAAGGAGGGCGGTCAGCATGAGACCGTCCGCAATCTCTGCCGGGAAGCTTATTTCGTGCCGGAGGCCAAGCGTGTGGATGATCTGCTCACGGAAATGCAGGTCAAGCAGGTGCATATGGCCATCGTGGTGGATGAATACGGCGGAACCGCAGGTTTGGTGACCATCGAGGATCTGGTCGAGGAAATCGTCGGGGAAATTCGCGACGAATACGATTATGCGGAGGAGCTGCCTTTCCAGAAGCTGCAGGAAGGTGAATTCCTCTTCAGCGGCCGCATCGATCTCGATGACGTCAACTTGATGACGGAAGCACAGTTGCCCAAGGAGACGAGCGAAACGCTCGGTGGATTCATCTACAGCCGCCTGGGGAAAGTGCCGGTGAAAGGGGAAGTCGTAGAGGCCGGTGGATTACGGCTCGTTGTGGAAGAGGTGAGCGGTCGGCGAATTCGTAAAATTCGCGCCCGCCGGTTGAAACCACGCATACCGGAGACGGAACATGACGATCACAAAAACGCAGCGGAGTGA
- the cdd gene encoding cytidine deaminase: protein MTITKTQRSELIREAIEARRGAYAPYSGYAVGAALLTVSGKVYRGANVENAAYPTSMCAERVALFNAVSEGERQFAAIAVATENGGFPCGSCRQALSEFGLDMRVIVVDSEGLLNAELGLEELLPRAFGPDDFK, encoded by the coding sequence ATGACGATCACAAAAACGCAGCGGAGTGAATTGATTCGAGAAGCGATCGAGGCTCGGCGTGGTGCGTATGCGCCCTATTCGGGTTATGCCGTGGGGGCCGCGCTGTTGACCGTTTCGGGCAAAGTCTACCGCGGAGCAAACGTGGAAAACGCAGCCTATCCAACGAGCATGTGCGCCGAGCGGGTGGCCCTCTTCAACGCAGTGTCCGAGGGGGAGCGCCAGTTCGCGGCCATCGCAGTCGCAACGGAGAACGGAGGTTTCCCCTGTGGTTCGTGCCGGCAGGCGCTGTCCGAGTTCGGTCTGGATATGCGGGTGATTGTCGTGGATAGCGAGGGACTGCTGAATGCCGAACTCGGACTCGAGGAACTCCTGCCTCGGGCTTTTGGACCGGACGATTTCAAATAA
- a CDS encoding sulfatase-like hydrolase/transferase — protein MKRNLVLHPFLFAGYPILALLAYNIEWAVPQDALRSLVVTLLAALLLLLVARWLTKDWLKAGLIVTAAVLLFFSYGHIYELLKKSEHLAAIGRHRYMIPTWALLFILATFFVVRSRSNLRSLNNALNITSIAALILPIFTIVQYQIESASGRATADTIHTRPVIQLQLPPGEEAPDVYYIILDAYGRADIIQEIFNYDNTPFLDELRERGFYIGDYSRPNYAQTSLSITSSTNMEYIQDMIPDLDPKDKSRDVLWSLLKHSRVRTALEAIGYKTVAFPTGLAGTDLQDADVYYSAGTMDEIVSLSAVTPFESMLVYNSAGRIITDGLIVLPSFIKELRYPYEVRRARTLNAFEHLMDVPDLEGPHFVFAHIIAPHPPFVFDRNGNPVTPNAPFSLGFGYGDYRPEELQSWIDGYREQLMFVNDRMIQVIDAILAKSETPPIIVIQGDHGPKAETDILPYTHERLSIFNAYYLPDGGEEALYPTITPVNSFRVIFDTYFGASLELLPDRVFYSQYSKPYSFFEVTDEVYDYYR, from the coding sequence ATGAAACGCAATCTCGTTCTCCATCCCTTCTTGTTTGCCGGTTATCCCATCCTTGCACTTCTGGCTTACAACATCGAGTGGGCGGTGCCGCAGGACGCACTCCGCTCGCTCGTCGTCACCTTGCTCGCCGCGCTGCTTCTGCTGCTCGTCGCCCGCTGGCTGACGAAAGATTGGCTGAAGGCCGGCTTGATCGTAACCGCCGCCGTCCTCCTGTTTTTCTCCTACGGCCACATCTACGAACTGCTGAAAAAATCGGAACACCTGGCGGCGATCGGACGACACCGCTACATGATTCCCACGTGGGCTCTGCTCTTCATCCTCGCCACCTTTTTCGTCGTGCGCAGCCGGTCGAATCTGCGGTCCCTGAACAATGCCCTCAACATCACCTCGATCGCCGCGCTCATCTTGCCCATCTTCACCATCGTGCAGTACCAGATCGAATCGGCCTCGGGTCGTGCGACGGCAGACACGATCCACACGCGCCCGGTGATTCAACTTCAACTTCCCCCCGGAGAAGAAGCGCCCGACGTGTATTACATCATCCTGGACGCCTACGGGCGTGCGGACATCATTCAAGAAATATTCAACTACGACAATACCCCTTTCCTCGATGAACTCCGCGAGCGCGGTTTCTACATCGGCGACTACAGCCGCCCGAATTACGCTCAAACGAGCCTCTCTATCACATCCTCCACCAACATGGAATACATCCAGGACATGATCCCGGATCTCGACCCGAAGGACAAGAGCCGCGACGTGCTGTGGAGTCTGTTGAAGCACAGCAGGGTCCGCACGGCTCTCGAAGCCATCGGCTATAAGACCGTGGCATTCCCCACCGGACTTGCCGGCACCGACCTCCAAGATGCGGACGTCTATTACAGCGCGGGCACGATGGACGAGATCGTCAGCTTGAGCGCCGTGACTCCCTTCGAAAGCATGCTGGTCTACAACTCCGCAGGGAGAATCATCACCGACGGTTTGATCGTCCTGCCCAGCTTCATCAAGGAACTGCGCTACCCCTATGAGGTGCGCCGGGCGCGCACGTTGAACGCCTTCGAACACCTGATGGATGTTCCCGATCTCGAAGGACCGCATTTCGTCTTCGCCCACATCATCGCGCCTCATCCCCCGTTCGTTTTCGATCGCAACGGAAATCCGGTGACACCCAATGCGCCGTTCTCCCTTGGTTTCGGCTACGGTGACTACAGGCCGGAGGAATTGCAGAGTTGGATCGATGGTTATCGCGAGCAGTTGATGTTCGTCAACGATCGCATGATCCAGGTCATCGACGCCATTCTCGCCAAGTCCGAAACGCCGCCCATCATCGTCATTCAAGGCGACCATGGGCCGAAGGCCGAAACGGACATCCTGCCCTACACACACGAACGCCTTTCCATTTTCAACGCATACTATCTGCCGGACGGGGGTGAGGAAGCGCTGTATCCGACCATCACACCAGTCAATTCGTTCCGCGTGATCTTCGATACCTACTTCGGCGCATCACTCGAACTTCTGCCGGATCGGGTTTTCTACTCGCAGTACAGCAAGCCCTATTCGTTTTTCGAAGTCACAGACGAGGTGTACGATTATTACCGGTAG
- the recO gene encoding DNA repair protein RecO has protein sequence MGRWYNRTMSARDRVYRTEAVVVRRQNLGEADRLLTLYSFDHGKIKAIAKGIRRPQSRKAGHLEPFTQVALMLAKGRELDIITQAEAIELFPHLRQDLVLLSQAAYVVELLDRFTVERDRNRSLYRLLVNTLERLEAGADPDAVLRFYELRLLDLTGYKPELFRCVECELEVKPEDQYFSFSSGGILCPVCGPGRERARPISLAALKVLRHYQRNTFASASTVRIRAKTYREIESLMEDYLSFVLERKLNSPAFIRRVRRTIRDQPEPDTITE, from the coding sequence ATGGGGCGCTGGTATAATCGCACCATGTCAGCGCGAGATCGTGTTTATCGGACGGAAGCAGTCGTCGTGCGGCGCCAGAATCTTGGCGAAGCCGATCGTTTGCTGACTCTGTACTCGTTCGATCACGGCAAGATCAAGGCGATCGCCAAGGGAATCCGGCGGCCGCAATCTCGAAAAGCCGGTCACCTCGAACCGTTCACCCAGGTGGCACTGATGCTGGCCAAGGGCCGCGAACTCGACATCATCACCCAGGCGGAGGCGATCGAATTGTTCCCGCATCTGCGGCAGGATCTGGTTCTATTGAGCCAGGCGGCATACGTCGTGGAATTGCTGGATCGTTTCACCGTAGAACGTGACCGCAATCGCTCGCTCTATCGGCTTTTGGTGAACACATTGGAGCGTTTGGAAGCCGGTGCAGACCCGGATGCCGTACTGCGTTTCTACGAACTTCGCCTGCTCGACCTCACGGGATACAAACCCGAGCTTTTTCGCTGCGTGGAATGCGAGTTGGAGGTAAAACCGGAGGATCAGTACTTTTCCTTTTCGTCCGGCGGGATCTTATGTCCGGTTTGCGGACCCGGCAGGGAGCGGGCCCGGCCGATTTCCCTGGCGGCTTTGAAGGTCCTGCGGCATTACCAGCGCAATACGTTCGCCTCCGCTTCCACGGTTCGCATTCGGGCGAAAACGTATCGGGAGATCGAATCATTGATGGAAGATTATCTGTCTTTCGTCCTGGAGCGAAAGCTCAACAGTCCGGCATTCATACGACGCGTGCGGCGCACGATTCGAGATCAACCGGAACCCGACACCATCACAGAATAG